In Diabrotica undecimpunctata isolate CICGRU chromosome 4, icDiaUnde3, whole genome shotgun sequence, a single genomic region encodes these proteins:
- the Hyccin gene encoding hyccin — protein MCRSFFKLTVFLILVAIMAEITPIRNKWDRIKKTFPTRETIMADNLVLDWLDEFESLTESEIHTYSSEQEHNHEVMIALYNVLSEPHKYKSDHLIEGICQQLLNFYRSGETHLKRFTIQFIPTLVFLHLSDKSYSAVQTLLVSLYNLEVIDSKGQPRTLSFRIPSIAQSSIFHDSNNLEPAFIAETSLRRWEECNTKLVSWGPLPQVDCLNAQNRQRVATALIFLYNQQIANVIIQGIEHTCRGISRLITQGFTNQPDSNRSSVASDSSIQHGITPRVPVSSPLLIELLHIIYHAAERCASGGLKALHDVIYRAKYESYTEVLLAGNAIKNLIQNSPSISGSAPRPSHAHSISKSMITNASFRTKKLPDDIPIQDPNQTAQGEATLDSITEEQEETEKSKSKGALKHLTKIPGIGKKHKAKNTPHGDQVDLASSGEANNENLSIDSNHTVHVSAV, from the exons ATGTGCAGGTCTTTCTTTAAATTAACTGTATTTTTGATTCTTGTAGCGATCATGGCGGAGATTACACCCATCAGAAACAAATGGGACCGAATCAAAAAAACTTTTCCTACGAGA GAGACAATAATGGCTGATAATCTTGTGTTGGACTGGCTAGACGAATTTGAGTCATTAACAGAAAGTGAGATCCACACGTACTCCAGCGAACAAGAACATAATCATGAAGTCATGATAGCACTTTATAATGTTTTATCTGAACCCCATAAATACAAATCTGATCAT TTAATTGAGGGCATTTGTCAACAGTTATTAAACTTCTACAGATCTGGTGAAACCCATTTAAAAAGGTTTACAATCCAATTTATTCCTACTCTAGTATTTTTACACCTTTCAGATAAATCATACTCTGCAGTCCAAACACTACTTGTGAGTTTATACAATCTAGAG GTAATAGACTCAAAAGGTCAGCCAAGGACTCTATCCTTTAGGATACCGAGTATAGCTCAGTCTTCGATCTTCCATGACTCCAACAACTTAGAACCGGCCTTTATAGCTGAAACTTCCCTTAGGAGATGGGAAGAATGTAATACGAAATTAGTAAGTTGGGGTCCCCTACCCCAAGTTGATTGTCTGAATGCTCAGAACAGGCAACGAGTTGCAACAGCTCTGATTTTTTTGTACAATCAACAAATAGCCAATGTTATAATACAGGGAATAGAACATACTTGTAGAGGAATTTCTAG gtTAATAACACAAGGGTTCACCAATCAACCAGACAGTAATAGGAGTTCGGTAGCCAGCGACAGTAGTATTCAACACGGAATTACGCCAAGAGTTCCAGTTTCTAGTCCTCTTTTAATTGAATTGCTCCATATAATATACCATGCAGCAGAAAGATGTGCATCTGGTGGACTTAAAGCGCTTCATGACGTCATATATAGGGCAAAGTATGAATCTTACACGG AGGTGCTGTTAGCGGGTAATGCCATCAAAAATCTCATTCAAAACTCACCTTCGATAAGTGGTAGTGCTCCCAGACCGTCCCATGCCCATAGTATATCAAAATCTATGATAACAAATGCATCGTTTAGGACGAAAAAGCTTCCTG aTGACATTCCGATTCAAGATCCCAACCAGACGGCCCAAGGTGAAGCGACGCTGGACTCGATCACCGAGGAGCAGGAAGAAACCGAAAAGTCGAAGAGTAAAGGGGCCCTGAAGCACCTGACTAAAATACCTGGTATCGGTAAGAAGCATAAAGCGAAAAATACCCCACACGGCGATCAGGTCGACTTGGCCAGTAGCGGAGAGGCTAATAACGAAAATTTATCGATCGATTCTAACCATACTGTACACGTTAGCGCTGTCTAA